The following proteins come from a genomic window of Phacochoerus africanus isolate WHEZ1 chromosome 9, ROS_Pafr_v1, whole genome shotgun sequence:
- the SSTR1 gene encoding somatostatin receptor type 1: protein MFPNGTASSPSSPSPCPGSCGEGSGSRGPGAGAADGMEEPGRNASQNGTLSEGQGSAILISFIYSVVCLVGLCGNSMVIYVILRYAKMKTATNIYILNLAIADELLMLSVPFLVTSTLLRHWPFGALLCRLVLSVDAVNMFTSIYCLTVLSVDRYVAVVHPIKAARYRRPTVAKVVNLGVWVLSLLVILPIVVFSRTAANSDGTVACNMLMPEPAQRWLVGFVLYTFLMGFLLPVGAICLCYVLIIAKMRMVALKAGWQQRKRSERKITLMVMMVVMVFVICWMPFYVVQLVNVFAEQDDATVSQLSVILGYANSCANPILYGFLSDNFKRSFQRILCLSWMDNAAEEPVDYYATALKSRAYSVEDFQPENLESGGVFRNGTCTSRITTL, encoded by the coding sequence ATGTTCCCCAATGGCAccgcctcctctccctcctctcctagCCCCTGCCCGGGCAGCTGCGGCGAAGGCAGCGGCAGCAGGGGCCCTGGGGCCGGCGCTGCAGACGGGATGGAGGAGCCAGGGCGAAATGCATCCCAGAACGGGACCTTGAGCGAGGGCCAGGGCAGCGCTATCCTCATCTCTTTCATCTACTCCGTGGTGTGCCTGGTGGGGCTGtgtgggaactccatggtcatCTACGTGATCCTGCGCTATGCCAAGATGAAGACAGCCACCAACATCTACATCCTCAACCTGGCCATCGCTGATGAGCTGCTCATGCTCAGCGTGCCCTTCCTGGTCACCTCCACATTGCTTCGCCACTGGCCCTTCGGTGCACTGCTCTGCCGCCTCGTGCTCAGCGTGGACGCAGTCAACATGTTCACCAGCATCTACTGTCTTACTGTGCTTAGCGTGGACCgctatgtggctgtggtgcaccCCATCAAGGCGGCACGCTACCGCCGGCCCACCGTGGCCAAGGTGGTGAATCTGGGCGTGTGGGTGCTATCCCTGCTGGTCATTCTGCCCATCGTGGTCTTCTCACGCACTGCGGCCAACAGTGACGGCACGGTGGCCTGCAACATGCTCATGCCCGAGCCTGCCCAGCGCTGGCTGGTGGGCTTCGTGTTGTACACTTTTCTCATGGGCTTCCTGCTGCCGGTCGGGGCCATCTGCCTGTGCTACGTGCTCATCATTGCCAAAATGCGCATGGTAGCCCTTAAGGCCGGCTGGCAGCAGCGCAAGCGCTCGGAGCGCAAGATCAccctgatggtgatgatggtggtaatGGTGTTTGTCATCTGCTGGATGCCTTTCTATGTGGTGCAGCTGGTCAACGTGTTCGCAGAGCAGGACGACGCCACAGTGAGCCAGCTGTCGGTCATCCTTGGCTATGCCAACAGCTGCGCCAACCCCATCCTCTATGGCTTCCTTTCAGACAACTTCAAGCGCTCGTTCCAGCGCATCCTTTGCCTCAGCTGGATGGACAACGCCGCCGAGGAGCCAGTCGACTACTATGCTACAGCCCTCAAGAGCCGCGCCTACAGCGTGGAGGACTTCCAGCCCGAGAACCTGGAGTCCGGCGGCGTCTTCCGTAATGGCACCTGCACGTCCCGGATCACTACTCTCTGA